atattattttacttgtattcatatcatttaaattgtcacataacataatgaaatacaaaagccatttttgcgaatttaacattgaaatacaaaattaatagaagtccaaattaataaatACATGTTGCAAAGGCTTTGTTTCAGGGTCACTtcctctaaaaccatcgaggatttcattattgggaccaagatcgtactccttcatcgcgtcctcatatattccgcaccgcatcgtggatatcgattCTAGCCCCAAATATCAGAGTTTTCACCGAAGGATCAAagttaacgacatattcatgatccgaaacatacattttttaaacttctcgatggtttccatatgagccccaataaatacatcagtagagtgccaaaataatgcatctaaatgcataacaaataccaaacgaTGCATTCCACAACACATACATAGATTCCACAACACATACACATTTTATTCCACGACACATACATtccacaacgatcacccccaccggtgccactccctccagctgctgaagccatattttactggaaaacactattattttttacaacattataaattcttacaattacaataaaatctgaataaattaattaaaataaatcacattaatttgcaaattgattgaaaaaactcttacaattacaatgtaaACATGTACATCATTATAGCCTCATATTCGAATTGCACAGGCACTTACAATGAAGTCTGAAATGTAATGaaattagagttgctattgaGGTATTAATCATCATTGTGTGTCGTGCTATGTCACAGCTCTCTGTAAGCCCTTATTCTTCGTCGGTCTTGACCTCAccctatctacataatgaagGGTCTAGAAAGAGCTGTGACAGAGCAGACACAATGTGACTAATGCCCTAATAGCAACACTACTTCGTTTACATTTCACACTTGCTGGTAAGTGTCTTTGAACTATaatgcaaaatcacattaattctcaatcaaaaaaacctgaataaattaattgagagaaatctctaattaattgaaataaatctctataactcctaattattttgacacccttcagttccaggagaacactcttttcaatatccagaaaccatctagaagaaaaaaaaactttatttcggaaaatatatatgtcggtaacctcgaccctgcggtgatgacaatgcctttcgggggacacggtgcggtacaaggatgtcaccaatcggccagacgcagcaccaacatttccggttaataggaacacagcactatgggcacaggcagcgtgctcgttgatgcTCTCAGTGCATAGTGTTGGTGATGCGACcagccgattcgcgacgtccatatagcgcatagtgtttccccgaaaggtagtgtcatcactattggatggagattaacgacgtatacttgtttcgaaataaagattttttttagcttacagatagtttcaatgtgagcctgaataaatacatcactagagtgtcaaaataatcaattcataataaaaaaatctattataattctttcattagttcattataaaaaattaactatccacattatggttatatctactacaatcacatgttttgtctacactcattctaaaaatttctactatccacatgctcatcataatctaaaaataaaaaatgtgctacagtcatttgtaatatatagaaaatgattgaaaaatatgtctataaatttttcatattcaacctagccaataaacatactcccacattcaagtcatcggttctatatatctcaaatcattgcataaatcaaagaaatcatactcatcctcactatttctaaaagtcacaaatttctctaactatagagcataaaacgaagaataaagactatcaatgaagagatgatgaagttgcaaacctttggcgtacttggataactagaacactcactaaaactagaacaaatgcatggcggcaactctctaagggaagaataaccccgagctcgagcttctctggtgaaatggcACTGGCTTGGGTTCGGGGAGGAAGAAGTGTGCCAATTTATAGTGGgctcattagtaccggctggtggctccagccggtactaacgcgccacatttagtaccggttggagccaccagccgataCTAAATTTCCTcgcggcagtttagtaccggctggtagtTCCAGCTGGTACTAAACTGTCACTAGCTGTCGGTGGCGGATGTCAGAGCCTGTCGGTGGCggactttagtaccggctggagccaccagccggtactaataggctcccagggccactgttcctttggcccggtactaaatttacacgttagtaccggccaaagccgtgaccggtactaaggctgaccacagcgaagggagcaagagcaaatttgctccctcctcgtttcccacgctcTCTCTGTCTACTgtgccaaacagtacatctacagtgtcaaacagtgtatttgctccttcatttgctccctccactgtggacggtctaacggccgcggacgaatgtgTTTTTTTCCGGTAGTGTATTGACCTTGAGTATCTGGACAGTAAGAAATGTCCAAGCATACCCGCTAAGTAGCAGCGTAGCGCACTAGCTCTTGTTCAATGAATTCTTCAATCCTCTGCACTTGCAGtttgtttgcatttttttatcCATCACATCTATCTAACCTACAAACAAACACAGCTGGTCAGCAGAACCGAACGAGGCTGAGAAAGAAAAACAGCCAGATACGGCGTATGTGAGAGAGAAGAGTCGCGCTGCGGATTTTTTTTGCTGGTTTCGGTGGCACACCACCGCTTCTGATCCTTTTCACACGAACCACGTCGCCTGATTTAATTTAAGCCCTTCATTTTGACGGCCCGTCGCCCGGAGCAGACGTGCGCGGTGACGGCATGAGAAAGATCGGTCGAGTCCGCCATCTCCAGTTGACCGGGTATTCATCATCATTGCTCGTACAGGCTCGGGCACCGAAGGCAGACACGGAGTAACATAATCAAAGTTTAAGGCACCTCCAACATCAATTACACATCTCTCTtcttaataaaaaaaactactaTCCTTTAAATAACAGAAGATGCTCTAACAGATTACTACTTCCATCCCAAATACCTAAATATGACTATACTTCCATCCCAAATACCTAAAATATTTTTGATGATTACCAAAACATACCCCTTTGTGTAAATGTAGGGGATTTCTTCATGCGTCCTATCCATTGAGTAATCTACTATAATATTAACtaccaaaaataaaaaaagttttACTATTAATGGAGAGAGAAATATGGGAACAGATTAGATGCAAACCAATTTCTCTGTGCAAACTATAGAAACTTCAATCTAGGCCATCGGATCAATATCCAAGGGACATCCAAGTGGAGGGGCGCAGggggtgggaggggggatttgtaaaagtgtgattacccaatccaagggcgggttcagattgtaaaattatctaATCCCATGCCCATTgaatgttgatccgatgatccAGATTAAaatttccatagtttgcacggagagattggtttgcacctaataCGTTCCCGAGTAATATATAGGGTACCAAACATGATAACCCCTAAATTGGTGCATTAAACATTtatccaaaaatataaataGATACATCACGCAAATATCTACCACCATGTAAAGACTGAGGTTAAACAAAAGTTTATGCAAGGGGGGAAAATAAACCAACACTTAAATTGTCAATTTTGGATCATCCATAAAAGAAAGAGAAACCAACACTTGAATAGTTGCGGATTGTGGATTATCCATGAATTGTTAAACCAGTAGCCATTGAAGTACTCatttatctttttgtttctaCTTGTAAGTTTTTGTTCAACATCAAACTTTGTATGATGGTAGATGTTTGCGTGCTGTATTCATTTATATTCTTGGATGAAATATTAATGCACTAATGTAGATGCTATTGAGGCCCCCTTTGGATTAGATTTTGGATAAAATCTAAAATTGACGGTGCTGTTTGGATGTATGGATTCCAACAGCtgattttgagaatttttggttCATTATCCCTTCTAGCCAAGCTTCAACTCGGCTTTGCGCTCCTCCTTCTGGTTCCATACGGATGCAAGGTTGTCACGCAAAAAAAAATAGGCCACGGCATGCCCCAAGCATTTGCTCGCTCGGAGAGCAATCTGTGGTCGAGGACGGACAACGCCGGCTCGGTGTCGAGGCGATAGCGGCGGGGGATGGATGGCGCCAGTGCGGTGCTTCGGCGGCGATGACTAAGGATTGGGAAGAGCGGGCACGCACTGGGAGTGGTGGGCGACGAGGGACTCAGGGGACAGTTGCATGGGCAGCTCTATtaatgggttggaacccgcaCCATACCTAACTccacccaaaattaacatatttagatatctaatcccacccaacccaattagttaatttctcaactctaaccaacccgccccattGTAATcgggtaacccataaaaacccatgggttctactatgcagaggaatttagtggttctacacttaatgtggggaccacatatatgtctagccacactactttgcacagagtatctgtcagtcatattgactcatctctaaaaatttcagtcaatttcgataaaattttatagtgtgaacgcgaggttttaattccagggtccggctcttgatgtggagcccacgtatagttctagccacgctattttgcacagagtagctgccagtcgtactaagtcatctccaataaatttcaatcaatttcgataaaattttatagggtgaacgcgagattttaattctaaggtccggctcttgacgtggagCCTACGTGTAGTTCttgccacgctgctttgcacagagtagctgccagtcgtactaagtcatctccaacaaatttcagtcaatttcgataaaattttatagtgtgaacgcgaggttttaattctagggtccggctattgatgtggagcccacgtgtagttctagccacgctgctttgcacagagtagctgccagtcgtactgagtcatctccaacaaatttcagtcaatttcgataaaattttatagtgtgaacgcgaggttttaattccagagtctggctcttcatgtggggcccacaggtagttctagccacactgttttgcacaaaatagctgccagtcgtactgagtcatctccaacaaaattcagtcaatttcgataaaattttctgatataaacacgtggttttaatttcagagtccagctctcacgtgggacccatatttatatatagttatactattttgtaaaaagtatccatttcaacccactccaacccgcctcaacccgcatttatatagaacccacCCCGACCCacccattaactaatacaacacattttaaatcatccaaacacactcTATTTCAAAACCCATCTcataaaactcatttcaacccaacccattaaCGGACCTATACGTGAGTGAACCAACGCTCATGGACGAGCGGAGGTGGCAGAGAGCAGGCGAGGCGCGGGGGTGGCAGGGATTGGAGGCCCTCACCACCGTGCGCTGTGAGGAGCGGAAGACGCGCCTCCGCCGTTGCCGTGCCCTGTAAGGGGCCACCGGCGGGACTCCTCCTTTCGGCACTGGCTGGGAGGGACGGCTCCGAGCAACACGTCAGCGGGGGATGGTGGGCGGCACATCGGCGGGGACGGGCAGCGACAGGCAATCCATCGCCAGAATAGTTGGAGGAAGAAGAGCAGTTACGGCAGGTGAGTTTAGCGGAGACATGAGACAGAGGGTAGAATAGTGTGATTTCCACGAATAGCCATGGGCAAAACCATAATATCACTAACCATAATCAGTTGGAAGCAACCATACTCCAGCTTCTTGGATTTTCAAAATCTAGAATCTTGATTGCAAAATCCTAGGCTAAATGGGGTACCGTTTGAAAGCTTTCAAAACTTAAGATTTTGGATTTTCAAAATCCAAAGATCTTAAAAAGAGGAAATTTTCTATTTGACACTGCTAAAGTTACTAATTCCTTCTTTAGCCCTCTAAAGTTCAAATTCCCTATGTGACACCAGTTCAAAGTTTTGTTTCTAAATTGATTTTTTATCTCCAACCGGGGTCTAAGTTTGGTAACATGATTGATAATATCTAAAGATGTGGTGACACTGCGTGGACCTGCCCACCAACTCCAACACGCGACCCCACAGCacagggcccacctgtcagtacGCCAACTACACAGCTAACGCGTGCGTTTCCTCGCCAACGGCCACCCCATCTCCCATCGCGTGTTTCCTGACGCCACCGCCTGTATTTATCTACCGCCGTTGCCCATCGGGAGTCTTCCATTCCGTCGATCCCGTCGAGCTCCGGATCCCGCGTCCCCTGCGCGCCTCGCTCTCCGGAGAGATCTCTACACTTCTTCCCTCGCGCGATGGCCCAGGTAACGGAGTGCTATCCATCCCCTCAGAGATTTCCGGGTCGAATTTCAGGTGCCGCCCTTTGATTAAGATTGGTGATTGATGTTTTGGAGTATCGAATAGGGCTCATGGCGCCTGAGATGGATGCGTCCGCTTGGCTTGCGATATAGGGCCTAATCTTTAGGTTCGAAATCGAGTAATCGACTAGTTCAACCTACATAGATCTAAGGTTGAAATTGTTTTTATGCCCAAGCTAGCATGTTTTCCATTGATGCTGTGAAAAATGGTCTGCTATCCAGGCAATTTCGGGTCTATGTTATGCTGGATGCCACGACTATATGGCATGGGAGTGCAGTAGTTATTTATCAGGATGAGTGTTATGTTTTTAATTGTTTATGCTCGTTGAAAACTGAAAAGTACTTGTAAAGCAGTGAGTTTATCTACTGAACATAACTAAGTAGCTATAATGGGCTTTGATGTTAAAGCCGAGCTGCTGAGGCCTGAGAGGAATAATTGTCTTCACTATAGGAAAAAAGCTTGAAACTACTGTGTCTGTGCAGGAATCATTTTGTGTCTTGCTCTGCGAGATGTTTTAGTTGCAACCTTTTCATGATGGAAAAATTTAAATGCTCTCTAGTCTCTATGTTGAGTTTGTTAGGATTATGCAATCATGGTAGAACATACAAGCTATAATCTTATGCAATAAGAGTTGTACTGGTAGTGCATTTATTTGGTCATCAGACAAAAGGGTTGGGGAAAAAACATTTGTCACCATACTGATTAGGATTTAGGAGGCAGCAACTCATAGAAGTGTTAGCATTGGGAATTGCTATAGCTATGATGCCTGTGAAATCTGAAGAAGATTGTCCATTTTTGCCCTATATTCAGCAGAAAATATTAATTCCTCCAAATTTTGTTCTGGGTGCAGACTGTTGTACTCAGGGTTGGCATGTCCTGTGAAGGCTGTGTTGGAGCTGTTAAGCGAGTTCTGGGCAAAATGGAAGGTTGGTTTGTTTCTCTTCCTTATTTTTCCCCCTGATTGTTACCTATTTCAATTTGTAATTGGAAGTCTGGAATTGGACACAACATTCTATTTTGCTTGTTCTAAACTTCTAACCAAATCTCAACTTTCTCAATCAACCTTGATCAAGCTGTGCACCTGGTGCTGGGTCAGGATCTGGTAAAATAACCTATGGAATCTGAAGAACAAACTTGGCATGCTTTTCCAAATCTTCACCAAGTAGATGAGCCAATTCAGTAAATTTGTCATTAAATACTTGAATGTGGTTAGAGAAAGTAGCATGCTGTTCTGGTTTCCTTGAACTTCTGGTTTCAAAAGATGGAAACAGCTAGTTTCTAGTTTCAGCAATTCAATTCTttctgtcaaaaaaaaaatctcgaacacgcaggagagctgtgtatcTTTGTATTAGAGAGTAAAAGGGTGGTCCAATTACATGAAGAGCACCTCACcaaaataatataatttatctCAAGTGTTGTTCTAAAGTCTTCAAGTTTTAACCTGCTAGCTTGTCCACTCTGAATTTATCTCTGTTTATGTGAATACTTGTAATGGAATTACATTGCTATATGCTACTAAATGTTTTTGGTTAAACTTTTAAGCCAGTTGCTTTGATACTATTCTTAAATGGACTTCTGTGGAAAAAAATTTAACCCTTGAAGTTTGACTATTAAAGTATTGCCTGATTAAATATGTTTTTATCTACTTACAGAGTATTTTGCAGAATCGGAATCTAAACCAATGTGTTGATCATGTGGTTGCTTCAGGTGTTGAATCTTACGATGTAGACATCAAGGAGCAGAAGGTCACGGTGAAGGGTAACGTAACACCTGATGCAGTACTGCAGACTGTTTCCAAGACAGGCAAAAAGACTTCATTCTGGGATGCTGAGCCTGCAACCAACCAATCCACAGCACCTGCTGATGCTACTGCTTGACAAGTTGGATGTAACAAATTCCAGTGTAATTTTCTGGTAAAACTACAAATGTGTGGGGTCTTATGGTATTTAGCTTCACAATATTACAAATAATGCCAGACTGCTATTAAAATTTGTACATCCTGAATGCCCGCTATTCCTAGCCTGAGGTTTAAACAGTTTGGGATGTAATGGAGAATTGCTTGTATGATATTTGACATGTTTTGTAAGGCTTAGAACGTTGTGCTACAGCCTCATGTTTCTT
This genomic interval from Panicum virgatum strain AP13 chromosome 8K, P.virgatum_v5, whole genome shotgun sequence contains the following:
- the LOC120644110 gene encoding copper transport protein ATX1, giving the protein MAQTVVLRVGMSCEGCVGAVKRVLGKMEGVESYDVDIKEQKVTVKGNVTPDAVLQTVSKTGKKTSFWDAEPATNQSTAPADATA